GTCTCGCACCGGTACGAGTGCACCCGCCAGAACCCGCCACGCGGGTCGGGCAGCCGGAGCACGGGACCAGCCACAAAGGACTCCAGATCGGCACGGCCCAGCCCCGTCTCCTCCCGCACCTCGGTCACCGCCTGCGCGACCGGCGGGGCGCCGGCCGGGACGAACCCGGTGACGCAGTGCCAGCGCCCGCGGTCGGACGCGACGGCCATACTGCGCCGCAGCAGGCACATCCGGCCGCGGTGGGTGAGCATCACCGCGACCACGTCGCCGCGCGGACCGATCACGGCGCTACCCACCCAGACCAGTCAACCGCTCGACCATGCGGCGGCGCAGCGAGTAGGGCGTGAACTTCGCGAGCCACGAAGCCACCACGTCATCGGCACCGAGCCGCGTGCGCAACGGGGGCCGGGGACGATCCAGGACATCGCAGATCCGCAGGGACGCCTTGTAGCTCCCCCTGCTGTAGCGGCCCAGCCCGGTGAGCTTCGGTAGCGCGCGCTCGGCGAACCCGCGGTAGGCGCTCGACGGCGGAAGCACCGGCACGGTCGCCCCTCCGAAGCCCGTGTCGTGGTTGCCGGGCTGGAACACCACCACGTCGACCCCGAAGGGTCGCACCTCGATCGCGAGCGCCTCACACCAGCCTTCCAGCGCCCATTTCGTCGCCGCGTAGACCGAGAACATCGGGTGCGGAACGTTGACCGCGTTGCTCGACACGACCCCGATGCGCGCGGATCCGTCGGCGCGCAGCGCGGGCAGGACCCGCTGGGTCAGGTCCATGACACCCACGAGATTGGTCTCGAGCACGTGCCGGTACACCTCGGTGGGAAGGTCCTCGAAAAAACCGGTGGTGGTGTAGCCGGCGTTGTGCAGGACCGCGGTGAGCCGTCCTCCGGTGGCGTCGAGGACGTGCCGTGCGGCCTCGGCACGAGAGGCTTCCGAGGCCACGTCGAGGGGCACGACCTCGAGGGCGGACTGCGGCGCGCCCACCCGGTCGGCCAGCTCGCGCAGACGGTCCTGTTTCGCCGTGTCCCGCATGGACGCGAAGACCTGCCACCCCCGCTTCGCGAGCATGACCGACACCTCGCGCCCGAAACCGCTGGAAGATCCCGTGACCAGGATCGTCTTCATCGGCGCTCTCCCATCGCGACGGCGGGAACGGGACACACTCATTCTCAACCCAACCAAGCACTTGGTCAAGCCGATCCGGTGCGGACATGGGAAAGCCCGCCTGCCGCGGCGGCAGACGGGCCTTACCAGACGGTGGGTCAGTGCGCGGAGACCGCCGGCGCCTGCTCGACGGTTTCGGCCATCGCCTGCCTGCCGTGCCGCATCGCGATCGCGGCGATCAGGCCGGCCAGGCAGATCAGGGCTCCGAAGGCGTAGGCCCAGGTGAAGGCCGTGCTGCTGTAGATCGGAGAACCCTCCACCACGGTCAGCACACTCGACGCGAGGATGACGAACACCAGCTGGACCACCACGGCGGCACCGAGGGATCCGACCACCCCGACCGTTCCGGCGCTCACCGCCTGGTGTTCCGGCGGCACGGCCGTGACCACCAGGTTCGGCACCGCCGCGTTGAGCATGCCACCGCCGATGGCGAACACGAACCAGCCGAGCAGGACCTGCCAGGACAGACTGTGCATGAACGCCAGCAGCAGACAGCCCGCGATACCGAAGACGAACGCGAACACCAGCGGGTTGCGGGCTCCGCGCCGGTTGGCGATGAAGCCGACGGCGAAGCCCATCAGCATCGAGATGACCGCACCCGGCGACGTGAACCACGCCAGCCCGCTCGCGTCCTGACCGAGGCCGTAGTCACCGCCGACCGACCGGGGCACCTGCACGACATAGGCCAGCAGGACGAACTGGAGCGCGATCACACCCTGCGCCGCGAACTGCGCGACCATGGTGGTCATCAGCGGCCTGCGCCGCGCGAGCGCGACGTCGACCAGCGGGAACCGCGCGCGCTTCTCGAATGCGACCCAGGCGCCGAACACCACGGCACCGCCGAAGAGGCAAGCCAGGGTCGCCCCGGAACCCCATCCCCACGTCGCGCCCTGGGAGACGCCGGTGAGCAGCAGGCCGATCGATGCGCCGAGGAGCAGCGCACCACCCCAGTCGATGCCCGACCGGACGCGCACCGGCGACTCGGGCACGACGAGCATCACCAGGATCCCCAGCACCACCGGGAACGCGGCGAGGAAGTAGAACACGCCGCGGTAGCTGAAGTTGTCGATGAGGAAGCCCGCGATGATCGGGGCGAGAATACCGGTGAGGCCGATACCGGAGGTGACCACGCTGACACCGATGGCGACCAGGCGGCGCGGGAAGATGTCGCGCATGATCGAGTAGGCCAGCGGCACGATCGAGATGGCCACGCCTTCCATCGCCCGCCCGATGAGAACCACGGCCAGCGACTGCGCGAACGCGACGGTCAGGGACCCCACCGCCATCACGGCGATGGTGGCCAGCAGGACGCGCTTCTTGCCGTAGATGTCACCCAGCTTGCCCACCAGTGGTGCGGTGACCCCGCCGACGAGGCTGAACAAAGTGGACACCCACACGATGTCCGCCGTCTGGAGAGCGGCCGCCATGTGCGGTAGCGCGGGGGTTACCAGGTTGTAGGCGTACGCGGTCTCCTCCGACAGGAGCGTCAGGACGAGCAGGACACCGATCCAGTAACCCGTGGACCGCTGCTTGACCGCGTCCGGAGATTGTTCCTGATGGACCATCGAGCACTCCCTTGTGCGGGTCCGGCCGGGACTTCCCCGGCGTGTGATGGCGACCACGGTAAGCCGATCAAGTGATCGAATCAAGTGTTCGTTGCACTTGATTTCATCCCGCCCGGAAGGTCGCCCGGCCTGCCTTGAGCACGGTGGCACCATCCGTGAGCGCCTGGAAACGGACCGCGTCGTCCTCGGGCACCGGTTCGGCTTCGACCTCGAGCGTCCCGCCCGGCAGGACCGGAGCCGAGAACCGCGCCTCGATCGAAGTCAGGTGCCACGGCTCGCGTTTCGCGGCAGCGGAGACCTCTCGGGCCACCAGACCCAGGGTGCAGAGCCCGTGCAGGATCGGTCCCGGCAGACCCGCCGCCCGGGCCGCCGCGGGATCGATGTGGATCAGATGCCGGTCACCGGTGAGCCGGTAGAGCGCGGCCTGCTGCGGCAGAATCGGCACCGCCGCCCGCCAGGCCGGCTCACCGAGGTCCCCGCCGGCCTGACGCGGACCAGGATCACCACCCCAGCCACCTTGTCCCGGCAGGAAGATCGAGTAGGTGGCCGTGAAGTAGTCGCACTCGGCGATCACGTCGACCACCGCCGAGCGGCCCTTGTCCCAGATGCCGCCGATGCGGCCGGAGATCGGAAACCGCCCCGAGGGCGGCAGGGCGCAATGGACGACGAGGGACTGCGCGCCGTGCAGGGCCGACTCGGGCCGGAACACGCCGAGTTCACCGGCCGCGTCGGCCACCCACAGCCCCAGCGTCAGACCGAAGGTCGGCAGCACCTTGAGGTCGCGTTCGAAGACCAGGTCGAGGTCGTGTTCGCGGGCACCCACCGCGAGCGCGTAGAGGATCGCGTCACGTTCCCCGTACTCCGCGACCCGCGTGCCTAGATCCGTGCCGGTGAACTGCGCCAGTGTCATCGGAAAGTCCTTTCCGGGGCGGCTCGCGAGGGTTGAACCGGTGTCCCCGCTGCGGTAGCTTACTTACTTGAGCAAGCGCTTGGTATAGAGAGGGAGACCGCGGATGGCACCGATTCGGGTGGGGATGGGCTACGAACTGGAGGTTCGCGGCCGCTCCCGGAAGGTCGAGCAGCGCGCCTTCGAAAACGTGCTCGAACAAGTCGTGCTGGCCGACGAACTCGGCTACAGCACGGCGTGGTTCGTCGAGCACCACTTCACGCGGGGGTTCTCCCATTCCTCCGCGCCGGACCTGGTGCTGGCCGCCCTGGCCCGGATGACCGAGCGGATCCGACTCGGCCTGGGCGTGGTGCTGCTGCCGTTCCAGCACCCGGTGCGCACCGCCGAGCGGGTCGCCACCCTGGACATCCTGTCCCGCGGCCGCGTCGAGTTCGGCACCGGCCGGGGAGCGTCCCCACTGGAGTACCAGTCGTTCCAGCGGCCGTTCGAGCAGTCCCGGCGGCTGTGGGAGGACAACCTCGACACCGTGCTGCGGATCTTCGAGGCCGACGGCGCCCCGGTGACCGCCGAGCACGAGTACTGGAGCGTGCCCGACGTGGGCGTGTACCCGCGGCCGGTGCAGGAACCGCATCCGCCGGTCTGGGTCGCGTCGACCTCGCTGGACGGGTACCTGCAGGCCGCCAAGCGCGGCTACAACCTGCTGGGTATGACAATGCTCAAGGGGCTCGACGACGTCGCCGAGGACATCGCCGCCTACCGCAAGGCTCTTTCGGACAACGGTTTCGACCCCGACTCCCGCCGGGTCGCGCTGATGATCCCGTGGCACGTGGCACCGACCCGCGAGGCGGCCTACGAGAACGCGGCCGACGCGATCATGTGGTACATGCGCCGCCAGGTGAACCTGGTCGCGCCGCCCGACTACTACGACGCGCGGCACGCCACGCACCGGGTGCTCGGGCAGGAGGCCGTGGGCCGCAGCGCCGAGGACGCGCTCGAGATCCTGCGCGACCACCACATGATCGTGTGCGACGACGTGGACGGCTCCCGAAAGGCGCTGCAGCGCCTCCACGAAGCCGGCGCCACCGACCTGATCTGCCAGTTCCAGGTCGGCGGACTGGCCCAGGAGCACGTGCTCGACACCATCAAGTTGTTCGCCTCCGAAGTGGCAGGGATGTAGGGACACATGACGACGAACCTGGCCGGCGCCGAGGCCGGCACGCTGACGTGGGGAACGCGGGCGGATCTCGCCGCCACCGTGCTCGACCCGTCGAAGGCGACCGGCCTGCTCGCGGGGACCCCCACCGCCGACATCGCGGTTCCCCTGGGGCCGGTCGCACGCAAGCACGCCCACCAGCTCACCAAGGCGACACTCGCCGATGCCGGTCTCGGCGCCGGGGACCGGGTCGTGGTCGCGCTCAACAGCGACGGCGACCTCGCCGGCGCCCGTGTCGCCGAGGCGGCCGCCGACATCGCCGAGTCCGCGATCTCGGTCGGTCCGAGGGGCCGCATGCGGCTGCTCGAAACCCTTCAGCGCACCCGGTCCGACGTCCTCGTGGCGACTCCCACCGGGGTCGCCGACCTGCTCGCGCGGCTGCACCTGGAGTTCCTGGTCGACCCGCTCGACCTGGAACTCCGGCTGATCCTGCTCACCGGCGAGATCACCGACGACAAGACCCGACGGCACCTCGCCCGCGAGTTCGGGGCCACCGTCGTCGAGCTCTACACCGATCCGGTCACCGGCATCCCGGTCGCCCACCGCGACGACGCCGGACGGCTCGTCCCCGCCGAGCCCGGTCT
The window above is part of the Amycolatopsis thermoflava N1165 genome. Proteins encoded here:
- a CDS encoding MaoC/PaaZ C-terminal domain-containing protein, with translation MTLAQFTGTDLGTRVAEYGERDAILYALAVGAREHDLDLVFERDLKVLPTFGLTLGLWVADAAGELGVFRPESALHGAQSLVVHCALPPSGRFPISGRIGGIWDKGRSAVVDVIAECDYFTATYSIFLPGQGGWGGDPGPRQAGGDLGEPAWRAAVPILPQQAALYRLTGDRHLIHIDPAAARAAGLPGPILHGLCTLGLVAREVSAAAKREPWHLTSIEARFSAPVLPGGTLEVEAEPVPEDDAVRFQALTDGATVLKAGRATFRAG
- a CDS encoding MFS transporter produces the protein MVHQEQSPDAVKQRSTGYWIGVLLVLTLLSEETAYAYNLVTPALPHMAAALQTADIVWVSTLFSLVGGVTAPLVGKLGDIYGKKRVLLATIAVMAVGSLTVAFAQSLAVVLIGRAMEGVAISIVPLAYSIMRDIFPRRLVAIGVSVVTSGIGLTGILAPIIAGFLIDNFSYRGVFYFLAAFPVVLGILVMLVVPESPVRVRSGIDWGGALLLGASIGLLLTGVSQGATWGWGSGATLACLFGGAVVFGAWVAFEKRARFPLVDVALARRRPLMTTMVAQFAAQGVIALQFVLLAYVVQVPRSVGGDYGLGQDASGLAWFTSPGAVISMLMGFAVGFIANRRGARNPLVFAFVFGIAGCLLLAFMHSLSWQVLLGWFVFAIGGGMLNAAVPNLVVTAVPPEHQAVSAGTVGVVGSLGAAVVVQLVFVILASSVLTVVEGSPIYSSTAFTWAYAFGALICLAGLIAAIAMRHGRQAMAETVEQAPAVSAH
- a CDS encoding LLM class flavin-dependent oxidoreductase yields the protein MAPIRVGMGYELEVRGRSRKVEQRAFENVLEQVVLADELGYSTAWFVEHHFTRGFSHSSAPDLVLAALARMTERIRLGLGVVLLPFQHPVRTAERVATLDILSRGRVEFGTGRGASPLEYQSFQRPFEQSRRLWEDNLDTVLRIFEADGAPVTAEHEYWSVPDVGVYPRPVQEPHPPVWVASTSLDGYLQAAKRGYNLLGMTMLKGLDDVAEDIAAYRKALSDNGFDPDSRRVALMIPWHVAPTREAAYENAADAIMWYMRRQVNLVAPPDYYDARHATHRVLGQEAVGRSAEDALEILRDHHMIVCDDVDGSRKALQRLHEAGATDLICQFQVGGLAQEHVLDTIKLFASEVAGM
- a CDS encoding NUDIX domain-containing protein; the encoded protein is MGSAVIGPRGDVVAVMLTHRGRMCLLRRSMAVASDRGRWHCVTGFVPAGAPPVAQAVTEVREETGLGRADLESFVAGPVLRLPDPRGGFWRVHSYRCETAHPRVTLNWENDDVLWIEPPRWESYPIVRWMPAVARALGCG
- a CDS encoding SDR family NAD(P)-dependent oxidoreductase gives rise to the protein MKTILVTGSSSGFGREVSVMLAKRGWQVFASMRDTAKQDRLRELADRVGAPQSALEVVPLDVASEASRAEAARHVLDATGGRLTAVLHNAGYTTTGFFEDLPTEVYRHVLETNLVGVMDLTQRVLPALRADGSARIGVVSSNAVNVPHPMFSVYAATKWALEGWCEALAIEVRPFGVDVVVFQPGNHDTGFGGATVPVLPPSSAYRGFAERALPKLTGLGRYSRGSYKASLRICDVLDRPRPPLRTRLGADDVVASWLAKFTPYSLRRRMVERLTGLGG